The Telopea speciosissima isolate NSW1024214 ecotype Mountain lineage chromosome 11, Tspe_v1, whole genome shotgun sequence genome includes the window TTAAGACAAGATGGGTTTGGTGAAGATTTCATGTTTGGCTTACCTTCTTCTTTACAGGGCATGTTGGTGCAAAGGAACATCTGAAGTATGCTCTAGGACATGGGTTGTCCCTAGTTACCTTCTGACCATATTTCCTCCATTGATATCCATCCTTCACTACCTgcaatatcaaacccaaaagtcAGAATAAAtctttttgagagagagagagagagagagagatagatctaACCCTAGAGACAGTACTTACAAGGGTCGTATCAGAAGCATCTGTTTGTACATAGACCCTTGAGATCTTGGGCTTGATGTCTTCCTTTGGTATCTTATTGcatgaatcttcttcttcagtggAGCTGCTATCAGTATTGCCTTGATTCACATTACTATCGCTGTTATTGTTGCTTTCggtttttctctttttcgaTGGAGGAAATGGAAGAGCAACAAGTCCTTGATCATTGTTCTTTCTCAAAAACTCCATCATTTGGCTCTTCAAATTATTGTATTTCTCACACATCACACCCAACAACTCGCTTAGCTTCTTATTCTCTTCAGTTACCAGATTCAACTTTTCTACCAACAAACTTGCCTCTTCGTTTACTGATGGTTTCCTCTTCGAATTAAGAAACTCAGTTTGAAActctttattctctttcttctgaaGAAACGAGGAGATGAAGAACTTGAGTTAGATTAGAGAATTCTAGTTTTGGTAATAGAATCGAAATGGGTATAACAAGAATAGAATCCCACTTACCGGAGTTTGATTCAAGACTCCATACGAATTGAGATTGAGGTCAATACTGAGAGAAGTATTAAGTTTCAAACAAGTTGAGTCCATGGCCGCCGACGAGAGCTGGTCCTTTCAATTACTTCACGCAGAGCTTGCTTAGATGGGTTATCAGCAGAAATGAAGAAGCTACGTGAAACTGGCTTGACACAAAACAATATATAAGAAGGGATGAGAAGGGAGAAGCTTTTCGCCTACAGCACTTTTGGAAGGAAACTAGCAGGAAGTAGAGGTTCAGCTTTGAACGTCAGCTAGAAGAGTATGAGACAATCTTGTCGTCTGCGCACGCCAGATGGGGAGAAGGTTTATACTTTTAGTATAAATAATATTTTGGATGATAAGATAAGATCTGAGGTGTTTGAtggaattaaataaaaataaataaaaaataaaaaaatataaataaaggatcaATGAAGTCCAAAGTCTCGTCTAATGACAGTTGAAAATCTTCAAATTCAACATTCAAGTTTCGAAGTCAAGCCAGCCGTATATGGTAAAAcagctctctctttctctgtctacCCACCTTGTGCTCTTACTCTTAAACAACTCTTTAATGTTTGGACCCATACCCTGCGGCCGACTTTATTTGGACATGGTTTTCTTGCCCATCACGTTTTCAACTCTCTCCTAATTCCTTATTATTTTATTGAGGGCTAAGAGTTCTCAACGATAATATGGAAAAGGGTGGTCCGAACATAGGTGTAGGAAACGTTTACatatatgggttttttttttattatttttctaaaaaaaaaataaatatataaaaaaatcttAATGTTTTGGACGTATCTTATACCTCATGTAACTGATGTTCAGCGATacttttccctaataatattATGGGCCAGCGATTTTTGTGGGAGAGCGTGACCTCTGCATTTGCATAGGATCAATGAGAATACGTACGCTGATGTCATAGGGTGAGATTTTTTCCTTTCATAGGGATGAAGTGATCATTTTGTCCCCCTCTATATCTATATGTAACCGGTAcaccccccaaccccccacccAAGAGTTGTTCtcttaatattatttttaattgaatATTATCAATAGAGATCCCCCACAAGCTCAGAGAATTACCCAGTGGGGAagaattctcttttttttttgattaattGGGAAAGAATTCTCACATGGTGGATATTCGAATCCTCAAACACCTGGAGAGGCTTTGCAAATTAAACATACCGAATAATACACTCTCTAGGGACGTGCACGACCATTCATTAAGGTAAAACAATGAAGAGAGTGTATCAAAAAAGGATCTTCCCTGCTCGCAAGGCCGCACCGCAATGCACCGTCAAATTGGTGCgctgtagaggatttttatctcaGTTCGAGTgccttttccttttcattttttttctttctccatttaaccactattttattttcttttttagtttccttttaaCATAATTATAGGGAAAAGGATTAGTATGCTAGCGGTACACCATAAGCTAATATcctttgtgtctatctttctttttctccatttgaAATTACTCTCTTATCCctcgaagggagggagggatagatagacacataggTTTCCAACTTACATTATACCGCTAGTATACCCATCCTTTTCCCTAAATCCTATTAGGGGCAGTGTTCCCAGTGTAGCTCCTATGTGAGTGGTCAATTGGAGAGCATGCAGAGGCATCAAGCAAGGTCAGTTTATCCACAAAACATTCAAAATATCCATTGTCTTTACATCCTCAAATTTAACCTTATCTACACTCAAGATATAAACAAGGTCTGCTTCACTCTAATCTATCCTACTTGATCACAATtgagtaggggtgtaaatgaatagccgaaattcgTTTCCGTtttcgtgtccgtatccgtttagcactatccgaatctgtccgaaagctaaatggatgcggatacggataggctatagctatccgaaaagctatatttacatgtaaatggataaaatatccgatccgtatccgtgtccgtatccgtttagcattatccgaatccgtccgatagctaatcggatgcggatgcggatatagcactatccgagccaaatccgatccgtttacagccctacaaTTGAGACGCAACGATCTCAAGATAAGAGAAAGTGCAGTCC containing:
- the LOC122645656 gene encoding probable WRKY transcription factor 40 → MDSTCLKLNTSLSIDLNLNSYGVLNQTPNKEFQTEFLNSKRKPSVNEEASLLVEKLNLVTEENKKLSELLGVMCEKYNNLKSQMMEFLRKNNDQGLVALPFPPSKKRKTESNNNSDSNVNQGNTDSSSTEEEDSCNKIPKEDIKPKISRVYVQTDASDTTLVVKDGYQWRKYGQKVTRDNPCPRAYFRCSFAPTCPVKKKVQRSAEDRSILVATYEGEHNHPNPSRAKTALDPNHGVTLSSLPCSASINSSGSGPMVTLDLTQPGSCNDVKNSSSDIRSPAFQKFMIEQMASSLSKDPTFTAALAAAISGTFQHQSVAGKW